In Mycolicibacterium mucogenicum DSM 44124, the following are encoded in one genomic region:
- a CDS encoding TNT domain-containing protein: protein MTGPITVDPTALNSAGASVGAESNAVTSAISTLTAALSGHESGFGHDAAAFVFARSYTNAANALLHTAGSAVNASRRTGQGIQMSAYNYGTANAHSTVGGGESPVSRPGDPGKFSAPAVPSVFGGAIAAPIGWGIVEAFVGGVWPDGDPTQMRATAAAWRTFGSSISGGSGAMTAAGTTLGGFQIPEASQMQKAANEISGGLTNIDQQAQALAAQIDSFATTVENAQNAIRDLLHQLSPSGILSTIGGMFEGHNPIEKIKQIAHDIDAVLNNMKREANAMDQAVSQGINDLDGLTNKLEAWANKEFVEVFGQEVGGVLAMDFTALADISEGGFKFVAQTAEGLDQLDPTRFLYDPEGAGKAWLNTGKALGEMALVGNPLTAPFALAEPHIRNDVMNLGKSMLDVEDFKNGHPLRGLAYDAAQVGSLIIPGVGEAAPAADAAGGAARVGAAEARAGGTVARDAGEVASRGGAAAAAADEVATRAGNITKSLDTVGVPEAAPGPTAAGKAPVEPPVSAPKPEAAPVPKPEPAPAHEAPAPHTSQPTGPSEPHTPVPVEHGPVDHSSPSEHHTGAPSESPHAGDGPVENHPSPPEPPSTPPPPVAGHDYGFPPESAFEHVRNPADDIARLHEGGVPHSVTDGYDPLAGRTEEEFKREFTTVDGKGRLQWDWDRQAPNNGFDGPPSVSDRIPAGHQLDRLGSNGGGFMGDEGAPLSTRSMPPGVANDYHTFVGTGRPIPDGLNWRVEYGPAKPAFGQPGGAEQWAVINLDTGRPVSVEELKLWRLIRETTGE, encoded by the coding sequence GTGACCGGCCCGATCACGGTCGATCCGACGGCGCTCAACTCGGCGGGAGCGTCGGTCGGCGCTGAATCCAACGCCGTCACCAGCGCCATCTCGACGCTGACGGCCGCCTTGTCCGGGCACGAGTCCGGATTCGGTCATGATGCCGCCGCATTTGTGTTTGCACGCAGCTACACGAACGCGGCGAACGCGCTGCTGCACACGGCAGGGTCGGCCGTCAACGCCTCACGGCGTACGGGGCAAGGCATCCAGATGTCGGCCTACAACTACGGCACCGCGAACGCCCACTCAACGGTCGGGGGCGGCGAGTCGCCCGTGTCGAGGCCGGGCGATCCCGGAAAATTCTCGGCACCAGCAGTGCCGTCGGTATTCGGCGGTGCCATCGCCGCGCCGATCGGTTGGGGCATTGTCGAGGCTTTTGTCGGTGGGGTATGGCCGGACGGCGATCCCACACAAATGCGCGCGACGGCCGCCGCATGGCGCACCTTCGGCTCGTCGATCAGCGGCGGTTCGGGCGCAATGACCGCTGCAGGAACAACTTTGGGCGGATTTCAGATTCCCGAAGCCTCACAGATGCAGAAGGCCGCCAACGAGATCAGCGGCGGCCTGACCAACATCGACCAACAGGCCCAAGCGCTTGCCGCCCAGATCGATTCGTTCGCAACCACTGTCGAGAACGCGCAGAACGCCATCCGCGATCTGCTCCACCAATTGAGTCCCAGCGGCATTCTCAGCACCATCGGCGGCATGTTCGAGGGCCACAATCCCATCGAGAAAATCAAGCAGATCGCCCACGACATCGATGCCGTCCTCAACAACATGAAGCGTGAAGCCAACGCCATGGATCAGGCTGTCAGCCAAGGCATCAACGATCTCGACGGCCTGACCAACAAGCTGGAGGCCTGGGCGAACAAGGAGTTCGTCGAGGTGTTCGGGCAGGAGGTCGGCGGCGTGCTGGCCATGGATTTCACTGCCCTGGCTGATATCAGTGAAGGTGGCTTCAAATTCGTCGCCCAGACTGCAGAAGGTCTCGACCAGCTTGATCCGACCCGCTTCCTCTACGACCCAGAAGGTGCCGGCAAGGCGTGGTTGAACACCGGCAAGGCGCTGGGCGAAATGGCGCTGGTCGGCAATCCCTTGACCGCTCCGTTCGCGCTAGCGGAGCCTCACATCCGCAACGACGTGATGAATCTCGGCAAGTCGATGCTCGACGTCGAGGATTTCAAGAACGGTCACCCACTACGCGGACTCGCTTACGACGCAGCACAAGTCGGCTCACTCATCATCCCCGGCGTGGGCGAGGCGGCACCAGCCGCTGACGCTGCCGGCGGGGCGGCTCGCGTCGGCGCGGCAGAGGCTCGCGCGGGCGGGACTGTTGCGCGCGATGCGGGTGAAGTCGCGTCTCGTGGTGGCGCGGCAGCTGCCGCCGCCGACGAGGTGGCAACCAGGGCCGGAAACATCACGAAGAGCCTCGACACGGTTGGAGTGCCCGAGGCCGCGCCCGGGCCGACCGCTGCGGGGAAGGCACCGGTGGAGCCTCCGGTTTCCGCGCCCAAACCGGAGGCAGCGCCGGTGCCGAAGCCCGAGCCTGCGCCGGCACACGAGGCGCCCGCGCCGCATACGTCGCAGCCGACGGGGCCTAGCGAGCCCCATACTCCGGTGCCCGTTGAACACGGCCCGGTCGATCACAGCAGCCCGAGCGAACACCACACCGGTGCGCCTTCAGAATCCCCCCACGCCGGCGACGGCCCAGTCGAGAATCACCCATCGCCGCCTGAGCCACCTTCGACTCCTCCCCCTCCCGTTGCCGGCCACGACTATGGGTTCCCACCCGAGAGCGCCTTTGAGCACGTCAGGAACCCGGCGGACGATATCGCCCGGCTTCACGAAGGCGGCGTGCCGCACAGCGTCACCGACGGATATGACCCGCTGGCGGGCCGGACTGAAGAAGAATTCAAGCGGGAGTTCACCACAGTCGACGGCAAAGGCCGGCTGCAATGGGATTGGGACAGGCAAGCACCCAACAACGGGTTCGATGGGCCACCGTCTGTCTCGGACCGCATTCCCGCCGGACATCAACTCGATAGGCTGGGCTCGAACGGGGGTGGTTTCATGGGGGACGAAGGAGCACCTCTCTCCACGCGTTCGATGCCGCCTGGAGTCGCCAACGACTATCACACCTTTGTCGGAACCGGGCGGCCGATACCTGATGGCCTCAATTGGAGAGTTGAATACGGTCCCGCCAAACCAGCCTTCGGACAACCTGGCGGGGCCGAGCAATGGGCGGTAATCAACTTGGACACTGGTCGACCCGTGTCAGTCGAAGAGCTGAAACTCTGGCGTCTGATTCGTGAAACAACTGGAGAGTGA
- a CDS encoding WXG100 family type VII secretion target, with the protein MSEFSVNPAALAAVIDRMTAFDSDLEAHLAQAAGSVARLGSSWYGDAGEAERSAQAQWNEGAREMREALARLRQIAEGAHENYSSAASKNHQMWS; encoded by the coding sequence ATGAGCGAGTTCAGCGTCAACCCCGCGGCACTGGCGGCGGTCATCGACCGGATGACTGCGTTCGACAGCGACCTCGAAGCGCATCTGGCGCAGGCAGCCGGTTCAGTCGCCCGGTTGGGTTCCAGCTGGTACGGCGACGCCGGCGAGGCGGAACGGTCGGCGCAGGCGCAGTGGAACGAAGGCGCACGGGAGATGCGGGAAGCGCTCGCTCGGCTCCGACAGATCGCTGAGGGCGCTCACGAGAACTACTCGTCCGCTGCGAGCAAGAACCACCAGATGTGGTCCTGA
- a CDS encoding WXG100 family type VII secretion target, whose translation MAELQVEPSELVAVSHELSTVADGLRTGITSLDNEVSGLMGTGWTGSAASAYADVWKEWHEGAAQVAAGLSRMSALLNEAAAKYTSTDAEGGAHIAGSGL comes from the coding sequence ATGGCCGAGTTACAGGTCGAACCGTCGGAGCTGGTCGCGGTGTCGCATGAACTGTCCACCGTCGCGGACGGGCTTCGCACCGGGATCACGTCCCTGGACAACGAGGTGTCCGGCCTCATGGGCACCGGCTGGACCGGGTCCGCGGCCTCGGCATACGCGGACGTCTGGAAGGAATGGCACGAAGGCGCTGCCCAGGTGGCCGCCGGTCTGAGCCGCATGTCGGCGCTGCTCAACGAGGCGGCGGCCAAGTACACGAGCACCGACGCCGAGGGCGGCGCGCACATCGCGGGATCGGGCCTCTGA
- a CDS encoding mechanosensitive ion channel family protein has product MHVYQLAFEWTETNRHWLVEVPIRIVSYGVIALIARLALHRVIDRATTGRTGKTVAVDEESQANRPPLLRYLRDRSASSNARKAAERRRQRAQTIGSVLKSTVSILLLVWLVLAILSVLGVNIAPFIASAGVVGLAIGFGAQNLVRDFVSGIFMLLEDQYGVGDSVDLGDVTGEVQSVGLRITTVRDGDGTLWYVRNGEIKRVGNMSQDYAVAHVEVPVALTADLDRAELVALEAAESAIIDPAIASNVLGDPEMLGVQELSPDSLTLRMSVKTRPNMQGAVQRRIRRAILRAYDEHDIALPYPQGRIHAVVGGRAAD; this is encoded by the coding sequence GTGCATGTCTACCAACTGGCTTTCGAATGGACCGAGACGAACCGACACTGGCTGGTCGAGGTGCCGATCCGGATCGTGTCCTACGGCGTCATCGCCCTGATCGCGCGGTTGGCCCTGCACCGGGTGATCGACCGCGCCACGACCGGTCGGACCGGCAAGACCGTGGCTGTTGACGAGGAATCGCAGGCCAACCGTCCGCCGCTGTTGCGCTACCTGCGCGACCGGTCGGCCTCGTCGAACGCCCGCAAGGCCGCCGAGCGGCGCCGTCAGCGCGCTCAGACCATCGGTTCTGTGCTCAAGTCGACGGTCTCGATCCTGCTGCTGGTCTGGCTGGTGCTGGCGATCCTGAGCGTCCTGGGCGTCAATATCGCGCCGTTCATCGCCTCAGCCGGTGTGGTCGGCCTCGCGATCGGCTTCGGCGCGCAGAACCTGGTCCGCGACTTCGTCAGCGGCATCTTCATGCTGCTCGAGGATCAGTACGGTGTCGGCGACAGCGTCGACCTCGGTGACGTGACCGGCGAGGTGCAGAGCGTCGGCCTGCGCATCACCACGGTCCGCGACGGCGACGGCACCCTCTGGTACGTCCGCAACGGCGAGATCAAGCGCGTCGGCAACATGAGCCAGGATTACGCCGTTGCGCACGTTGAGGTTCCGGTCGCGTTGACCGCCGACCTCGACCGCGCCGAGCTGGTGGCCCTCGAAGCGGCGGAGTCCGCGATCATCGATCCCGCGATCGCCTCGAACGTGCTGGGTGATCCGGAAATGCTTGGCGTGCAGGAGCTCTCGCCGGATTCGCTCACGTTGCGGATGTCGGTGAAAACCCGGCCGAACATGCAGGGCGCGGTGCAGCGCCGGATCCGCCGCGCGATTCTGCGCGCCTACGACGAACACGACATCGCCCTGCCGTACCCGCAGGGCCGCATTCACGCGGTGGTGGGCGGTCGGGCCGCGGACTAG
- a CDS encoding GreA/GreB family elongation factor: MSSNAAEQHGAVIADRHPRETSSTNTIDARDELILEGQAVPGAWVTVSFNGDPDDTDVFHLVLPADAKALGDTCSVECPLGKALVAAHIGETRRYVTESGRSMAITVLAVDRVNPKETAGR, encoded by the coding sequence GTGTCATCGAATGCCGCTGAACAGCACGGTGCGGTCATCGCAGACCGGCACCCGCGAGAAACGTCATCCACCAACACAATCGACGCCCGCGACGAGCTGATCCTCGAAGGTCAGGCTGTGCCGGGCGCCTGGGTCACCGTGTCGTTCAACGGCGACCCCGACGATACGGACGTCTTCCACCTTGTTCTCCCCGCCGACGCCAAGGCCTTGGGCGACACGTGCTCGGTCGAATGCCCACTCGGCAAAGCTCTGGTTGCCGCGCACATCGGCGAAACCCGGAGATACGTGACAGAATCCGGGCGGAGCATGGCGATCACGGTCCTAGCCGTCGACCGGGTGAACCCCAAGGAGACGGCCGGGCGCTGA
- a CDS encoding type II toxin-antitoxin system VapC family toxin — protein MIVVDASAAVSGLLHDGQARRLLAAESIHAPHLVDAEVASVLRRQVASGRLTSEEGRQALNVWSGLGLIRYAAPPLLERIWELREAVTAYDAMYVALAENLDCALVTADARLSGANGPRCAITVVPR, from the coding sequence GTGATTGTCGTCGATGCGTCGGCGGCAGTCTCTGGGCTTCTGCACGATGGCCAAGCACGTCGACTACTCGCTGCCGAATCGATTCACGCGCCGCACTTGGTGGATGCGGAGGTGGCCAGTGTCTTGCGCCGGCAGGTGGCGTCCGGTCGGCTTACCTCTGAGGAGGGCCGCCAGGCTTTGAATGTCTGGAGTGGGCTCGGGCTGATCCGCTACGCCGCTCCACCTCTCCTGGAACGCATTTGGGAACTTCGTGAGGCTGTGACGGCCTACGACGCGATGTACGTCGCCCTCGCTGAGAACCTGGACTGCGCTCTGGTGACCGCGGATGCTCGGCTGTCAGGAGCGAATGGCCCACGATGCGCCATCACTGTCGTCCCGCGCTAG
- a CDS encoding OPT family oligopeptide transporter, whose protein sequence is MATATPATPATPTLRELTVRGILLGGVITLVFTAANVYLGLKVGLTFATAIPAAVISMAVLRSFANHSIVENNIVQTVASAAGTLSAIIFVLPGLIMIGWWTGFPYWTTVAVCAVGGTLGVMYSIPLRRALVTGTDLPYPEGVAAAEVLKVGDGTEGVEANRTGLKVITFGSVVSAAFGLLANLKVLANSVTAYTRIGAGGTMFSAGLSMAMIGVGHLIGMTVGIAMLVGLVISFGVLLPIRTNGALAGSEPIGDIIDGIFVHEVRFVGAGAIAVAAVWTLLKILRPILKGVTDALVSARDRRQGQVVELTERDIPFPMVVGTVVVMLLPIAVLLWDFSRGTVLQGHSAGIIAASLVFIFVIGLVIASVCGYMAGLIGSSNSPISGVGILTVLIAAVLIKVVFGRADSGQSTALVAFTLFAAAITFGVATISNDNLQDLKTGQLVGATPWKQQVALVIGVAFGSAIIPPVLNLMQRAFGFLGAPGAGDHALAAPQAALISSLAKGVFGGSLNWGLIGLGAVIGVVAILIDETLTRTSRFALPPLAVGMGMYLPMSLTLIIPLGAVLGYFYNRWADRTGGDVERKKRLGVLLATGMIVGESLYGVVFAGFVAGTGSDEPFALFSGFGGSLPELIGVVAFAAVLGWMYKRTRVIAGSEPVSVKG, encoded by the coding sequence TTGGCCACCGCCACTCCAGCGACCCCCGCCACCCCGACGCTGCGTGAACTGACTGTCCGCGGCATCCTGCTCGGCGGCGTCATCACGCTCGTGTTCACCGCCGCCAACGTCTATCTCGGACTCAAGGTCGGCCTGACGTTCGCCACCGCTATCCCCGCCGCCGTGATCTCCATGGCGGTGCTGCGCAGCTTCGCCAACCACTCGATCGTCGAGAACAACATCGTGCAGACCGTCGCGTCGGCGGCGGGCACGCTGTCGGCGATCATCTTCGTGCTGCCCGGGCTGATCATGATCGGCTGGTGGACCGGTTTCCCCTACTGGACCACGGTCGCCGTGTGCGCTGTCGGCGGCACGCTTGGCGTCATGTACTCGATCCCGCTGCGCCGCGCCCTGGTCACCGGGACCGACCTGCCCTACCCCGAAGGCGTCGCCGCCGCCGAGGTGCTCAAGGTCGGTGACGGCACCGAAGGCGTGGAAGCCAACCGCACCGGGCTGAAGGTCATCACGTTCGGTTCGGTGGTCTCGGCCGCGTTCGGGTTGCTGGCCAATCTGAAGGTGCTCGCCAATTCGGTTACCGCATATACCCGTATCGGCGCCGGCGGGACGATGTTCAGCGCCGGGCTGTCGATGGCGATGATCGGTGTCGGGCACCTGATCGGCATGACGGTCGGCATCGCGATGCTCGTCGGGCTCGTCATCTCGTTCGGGGTGCTGCTGCCCATCCGCACCAACGGCGCGCTCGCCGGTAGTGAACCGATCGGCGACATCATCGACGGCATCTTCGTGCACGAGGTGCGGTTCGTCGGCGCCGGAGCCATCGCCGTCGCGGCGGTCTGGACGCTGCTCAAGATTTTGCGGCCGATCCTCAAGGGCGTCACCGATGCGCTGGTGTCGGCGCGTGACCGGCGGCAGGGCCAGGTTGTCGAGCTCACCGAGCGCGACATCCCCTTCCCCATGGTCGTCGGCACCGTCGTGGTGATGCTGCTGCCGATCGCCGTACTGCTGTGGGATTTCAGTCGCGGCACTGTGCTGCAGGGGCATTCGGCCGGGATCATCGCGGCCAGCCTGGTGTTCATCTTCGTCATCGGGCTCGTCATCGCGTCGGTGTGCGGCTACATGGCCGGGCTGATCGGTTCGTCGAACAGCCCGATCTCCGGCGTCGGCATCCTGACGGTGCTCATCGCCGCGGTGTTGATCAAGGTGGTGTTCGGGCGGGCCGATAGTGGCCAGTCCACCGCACTCGTGGCGTTCACCCTGTTCGCCGCCGCCATCACGTTCGGTGTCGCGACCATCTCCAACGACAACCTCCAGGACCTCAAGACCGGTCAGCTGGTCGGGGCCACGCCGTGGAAACAGCAGGTGGCGTTGGTGATTGGCGTGGCGTTCGGGTCGGCGATCATTCCGCCGGTGCTCAACCTGATGCAGCGGGCGTTCGGGTTCCTCGGTGCTCCCGGTGCCGGCGATCACGCCCTGGCCGCGCCGCAGGCCGCACTGATCTCATCGTTGGCCAAGGGCGTCTTCGGCGGGTCTCTGAACTGGGGACTGATTGGGCTGGGCGCCGTGATCGGTGTCGTCGCCATTCTCATCGACGAGACTCTCACCCGCACATCGCGTTTCGCGTTGCCGCCGCTGGCCGTCGGGATGGGCATGTACCTGCCGATGAGCCTGACGCTGATCATTCCGCTGGGCGCTGTTCTCGGCTACTTCTATAACCGCTGGGCCGACCGTACCGGCGGTGATGTCGAGCGCAAGAAGCGGCTCGGCGTGCTGCTGGCGACGGGCATGATCGTCGGCGAGAGCCTTTACGGCGTGGTCTTCGCGGGTTTTGTCGCCGGGACCGGCTCCGATGAGCCGTTCGCGCTGTTCTCTGGTTTCGGCGGTTCTCTACCTGAGCTGATCGGCGTTGTGGCCTTCGCGGCGGTGCTCGGGTGGATGTACAAGCGGACGCGCGTCATTGCGGGTAGCGAGCCGGTGTCGGTTAAGGGCTGA